A single window of Anaerocolumna chitinilytica DNA harbors:
- a CDS encoding leucine-rich repeat protein, whose translation MKKRFFAICLIVTMLIGLMPGNLVTANAQAIGNPDITVSVNKKIDVALAVGNTGVDYSNFSKDLKAKLLELGQIPEEDINVSELESKSVSTSSNSFNWWVYDHTINAADIRDNDHVYIEQTESNNSSSGHPYYNNVSHIQPTNNGADLFFTGYGASAYKDFMYLQNTDPTTKTFQFDIIENEAYDALDGVGFLFNTSVTGNYPDTQKMSGYLLFLQYNPSGTGQEIALYQFKDINTKNFHHRSQPSLINGTGFTKLASSNAYSTNVKYRKIKIETQPANVKVWYTGSASAITNDLDDSNIITWTKAGSSESLGTKVSFEKASAYGFGPLASYRAHGCNRPTSIALKNLTMSTEKAKTLKEVVSEPEWGKDTSKYIVNLNEDVISDLNDPQEENEIINRLNNDDVTYIGWGSDDNKTQTEEFIGLNNSKGGFVNVDSSDTDTYDKQITAIAHKILEDNYPKAVDSKDGIAYVLTSESVNLAVNGAASSGTADAEWPNGKWKVVHTTDGFSNTEGIYAKSGQTVPDLDNDFSLPGKYEIYYKDTLVQTVIAHRQPVAYFTATVVSGSAITAGSGEDSTVTGPAITDISEGDSVVTGPAITVTGAAITYTDLSYDPDGIGIDASKNVWKYIDLSADSPAWVTSDTPITIIIPDHRYLISLTVTDTFGAVSNPYARQVSYSYTYDTGTETGVKLKPHADFDLSETTLIKGQNEQLVLTDKSYDVYGAEVTGTYTVTKDGAPYNKVITAQTVSGSAITSQVIDFSEDVPGTYKISLTVTSENGTSEAFSRTVDFISDDKAPVATSSAGNNSTIGDNKVVLTFKDAGGSGLKVQKICVATGSAISEDSVWSEPSSKGTRTVLLPSTGSYYIHYEAEDKAGNKSTGYFGPITYKDMTPPAVTCDVANNATIGNGKAVLTFTDNSGIKNQKVFISSNTATPGANANGWSDVSSASERVVTFPSNGIFYIHYVAEDKEGNIAVGYFGPINYTDSTKPEATASISNGTVTGDKNVVVSFTDAGGSGLKEYKVFLSKSMDTPSDSDKWIVGETPDVRVTFPEDGTYYIHYTVKDNAENEAVGYLGPFTFVGTIPYVSSIITPVNDATNVSVNTNISFQVSENVVKGDGYLTVYDSKTGKKFLDIHSSNNKVKINENVVTVELPKVLGYDSAYYVKLDTNFVKSETKNAMAEFGSKSTWAFTTAKKSGDVTADDVKILRCETYQKVSEETTYPQVVPDPDQEKTFDVYAEDGELYIIPILSKATDKITVTGSGCEAELLNPLKIKVTYDSSVSNPTVTVKFSDTNSYTFHIKKLDKVLKAEVKIDTTSVTASVGNSNLLNTVDISGDVLDSNIVSIKVMLLIREPQKQDEKDSLKAYVDGAFKDNVTTFFDASLIKAVSDGTITSNSSISNTQEPVAIMIDIPAAFQSGYNYQVVRYHDGVCENLPTTVISGGTKLLFETDRFSTYGVVYTTAPANGTAITDDTKDTDETKEIKVPEEMAVTAGTLTKVAIENLAKDASVVYHVCTPTYISADANGNIFAKKAGKAVLMATVTNQGKSEVYTIKVTIKPVAKPTKVGYIQYYDQLVQYKNINYRITKSASENANGTVAVANNQINDKLPAKVSIPASITLDGKKYDVVSIDESAFYSVQGIASVNIPYSVTDISSTAFTGCSNLVSFTVDKKNPNYSAKKMMLLDKSGTTLISYPSAKSKITVDSKIKVIGAYAFSVCRGLKEVIIPSNVKEIDGCAFAHSGLTKVTFTSSVVPVMPYPCVFEDISAQSTIYVPKKAVTSYKKAFNHFRMPAGVTVKAK comes from the coding sequence ATGAAAAAAAGATTTTTTGCAATATGTCTTATTGTAACCATGCTGATAGGATTGATGCCTGGCAACCTGGTTACTGCTAATGCTCAGGCAATAGGGAATCCTGACATTACCGTATCAGTAAACAAAAAAATTGATGTAGCACTGGCGGTTGGAAACACCGGTGTAGATTATTCCAATTTCTCAAAAGATCTGAAAGCAAAGCTTTTAGAATTGGGACAGATTCCGGAAGAGGATATTAATGTATCGGAGCTGGAATCAAAATCAGTAAGTACAAGCAGCAACAGCTTTAACTGGTGGGTTTATGACCATACCATTAATGCTGCCGATATTAGGGACAATGATCATGTCTACATAGAGCAGACAGAAAGTAATAATAGTTCTTCCGGACATCCTTATTATAACAATGTCAGCCATATTCAGCCTACCAATAATGGAGCTGACTTGTTTTTCACCGGTTATGGAGCGTCTGCTTATAAGGACTTTATGTATCTGCAGAACACGGATCCTACCACGAAAACCTTCCAGTTTGATATTATTGAGAATGAGGCTTATGATGCCTTAGATGGTGTTGGTTTTTTATTTAACACTTCCGTAACTGGAAACTATCCTGATACACAGAAGATGTCAGGTTACCTGTTATTCCTCCAGTATAACCCTTCAGGAACAGGGCAGGAGATTGCACTGTATCAATTTAAGGATATTAATACAAAGAATTTTCATCATAGGTCACAGCCATCCTTAATTAACGGTACTGGCTTTACAAAGCTTGCATCCTCTAACGCTTATTCAACGAATGTAAAATACCGTAAAATAAAGATTGAAACACAGCCTGCCAATGTAAAGGTATGGTATACGGGAAGTGCCTCTGCTATTACTAATGATTTGGATGATTCTAATATCATTACATGGACAAAAGCAGGTTCTTCCGAGTCCTTAGGTACAAAGGTAAGCTTTGAAAAGGCAAGTGCCTATGGATTTGGTCCTTTAGCCAGCTATCGTGCTCATGGCTGTAACAGACCCACCAGCATAGCTTTAAAGAATCTTACGATGTCAACGGAAAAGGCAAAAACCTTAAAGGAAGTTGTCAGCGAACCGGAATGGGGAAAAGATACTTCTAAATACATTGTTAATTTAAATGAAGACGTGATTTCAGACCTTAATGATCCCCAGGAAGAAAATGAAATCATTAATCGTTTAAATAATGACGATGTAACTTACATAGGTTGGGGTAGCGATGACAATAAAACACAGACGGAAGAATTTATCGGATTAAATAATTCCAAAGGTGGGTTTGTCAATGTGGACAGCTCAGATACAGACACTTATGATAAGCAGATAACTGCTATTGCACATAAAATTCTGGAGGACAATTACCCCAAAGCTGTCGACTCCAAAGACGGAATAGCTTATGTGCTTACTTCTGAAAGTGTTAACCTTGCTGTTAATGGAGCAGCTTCTTCCGGTACAGCAGATGCAGAGTGGCCAAATGGTAAATGGAAAGTGGTTCATACTACCGATGGCTTCAGTAACACAGAAGGAATATATGCAAAGAGCGGTCAGACGGTGCCGGATTTAGACAACGACTTTAGTCTGCCTGGTAAATATGAGATTTACTATAAGGATACGTTGGTTCAAACAGTAATTGCACACAGACAGCCTGTCGCTTATTTTACAGCAACAGTTGTAAGCGGTTCTGCCATTACAGCTGGATCAGGCGAAGATTCCACTGTAACAGGTCCTGCCATTACGGATATATCAGAAGGTGATTCTGTTGTAACAGGCCCTGCTATAACTGTAACAGGTGCAGCCATTACTTATACTGATTTATCCTATGACCCGGACGGTATTGGAATTGATGCTTCAAAGAATGTCTGGAAATATATCGATTTATCAGCAGATAGCCCTGCCTGGGTAACCTCAGATACCCCTATTACAATTATCATTCCGGACCATCGTTATCTGATTTCCTTAACGGTTACAGATACCTTTGGTGCAGTCAGCAATCCTTATGCACGACAGGTTAGCTATAGCTATACCTATGATACAGGCACCGAAACCGGAGTTAAGCTTAAGCCCCATGCAGATTTTGACTTATCGGAAACAACTCTTATAAAGGGCCAAAATGAACAGCTTGTATTAACGGACAAAAGTTATGATGTATATGGAGCGGAAGTAACAGGTACTTATACGGTTACAAAAGATGGAGCTCCTTATAATAAAGTCATCACAGCTCAGACAGTTTCAGGCAGCGCTATAACAAGCCAGGTAATTGATTTTAGCGAGGATGTTCCTGGAACTTATAAGATAAGCCTGACAGTAACCAGTGAAAACGGTACTTCAGAAGCCTTCTCCAGAACAGTTGACTTTATATCAGATGATAAAGCACCCGTAGCTACCTCCAGTGCAGGAAACAACAGTACTATCGGAGATAATAAAGTTGTCCTGACCTTTAAGGATGCCGGCGGCAGCGGACTAAAAGTTCAAAAAATCTGTGTTGCCACAGGGTCTGCCATCAGTGAAGATTCTGTCTGGTCAGAGCCAAGCAGCAAGGGAACACGTACTGTACTTCTGCCATCAACCGGAAGTTATTATATCCATTATGAAGCAGAGGACAAAGCAGGCAATAAATCCACAGGTTATTTTGGACCAATAACCTATAAGGATATGACACCTCCTGCTGTTACCTGTGATGTGGCAAATAATGCTACGATAGGTAATGGAAAGGCAGTGTTAACCTTTACAGATAACAGCGGTATTAAGAATCAGAAGGTATTTATCAGTTCAAATACTGCAACACCCGGAGCGAATGCAAACGGCTGGTCAGACGTAAGTTCAGCTTCCGAAAGAGTGGTTACTTTCCCGTCAAACGGAATTTTCTATATCCATTATGTTGCTGAAGATAAGGAAGGAAATATAGCAGTTGGATACTTCGGTCCAATAAACTATACGGATAGTACAAAGCCGGAAGCCACAGCCAGCATAAGTAATGGTACGGTTACCGGAGATAAAAATGTAGTGGTAAGCTTTACAGATGCCGGCGGCAGCGGACTGAAAGAATATAAGGTGTTCTTAAGCAAATCCATGGATACACCTTCCGATTCTGATAAGTGGATAGTTGGTGAAACACCGGATGTCAGAGTTACTTTCCCGGAAGATGGAACCTATTACATCCATTATACCGTGAAGGACAATGCCGAAAATGAGGCAGTAGGATACTTAGGACCTTTTACTTTTGTCGGAACAATTCCTTATGTCAGCAGCATTATTACACCTGTAAATGATGCTACTAATGTTTCAGTCAATACTAACATAAGTTTTCAGGTAAGTGAAAATGTAGTGAAGGGCGATGGATATCTTACTGTTTACGATTCTAAGACCGGAAAGAAATTCCTGGATATTCACAGCAGTAACAATAAAGTTAAGATTAATGAAAATGTTGTAACCGTTGAGCTTCCCAAAGTTTTAGGATATGACTCTGCTTATTATGTGAAACTGGATACTAATTTTGTAAAAAGTGAAACTAAAAATGCTATGGCTGAGTTTGGTTCCAAGAGCACCTGGGCATTTACAACAGCTAAGAAGAGTGGCGATGTTACAGCAGATGATGTGAAGATACTTCGATGTGAAACCTATCAAAAGGTTAGTGAAGAAACTACCTACCCCCAGGTAGTACCTGATCCGGATCAAGAAAAGACCTTTGATGTATATGCTGAAGACGGAGAATTATATATTATACCTATTCTTAGCAAAGCTACCGATAAGATTACAGTAACAGGTTCAGGCTGTGAGGCAGAATTGTTGAATCCGCTGAAAATCAAGGTGACCTATGACAGTTCCGTATCTAATCCTACGGTAACAGTAAAATTCAGTGATACAAACAGTTATACCTTCCATATCAAAAAACTGGATAAAGTCTTAAAGGCAGAAGTTAAGATAGATACCACCAGTGTTACAGCTTCTGTTGGAAATAGTAATCTGCTGAACACAGTAGATATATCAGGTGATGTGCTTGATTCAAATATAGTTTCCATTAAGGTAATGCTCTTAATTCGTGAGCCTCAGAAGCAGGATGAAAAAGATAGCCTTAAAGCTTACGTGGATGGTGCGTTTAAGGATAATGTTACAACTTTCTTTGATGCGTCATTGATAAAAGCAGTATCCGATGGAACAATCACCAGTAATTCCTCTATATCCAACACCCAGGAACCTGTGGCTATTATGATTGATATCCCGGCTGCTTTCCAGTCCGGATACAATTATCAGGTTGTCAGATACCATGATGGTGTGTGTGAGAATCTGCCGACCACTGTTATTAGCGGCGGGACAAAGTTACTGTTTGAAACAGACAGATTCTCAACTTATGGTGTAGTATATACAACAGCTCCGGCAAACGGCACTGCAATTACTGATGACACAAAGGATACCGATGAAACAAAAGAAATTAAGGTTCCGGAAGAAATGGCAGTAACAGCAGGAACACTCACAAAGGTTGCCATTGAAAATCTGGCAAAGGATGCCTCCGTAGTTTATCATGTATGTACTCCTACATATATCAGTGCGGACGCAAACGGAAATATATTCGCTAAGAAAGCCGGAAAAGCAGTTCTTATGGCTACGGTAACGAATCAGGGAAAATCTGAAGTATATACCATCAAGGTAACCATTAAACCGGTTGCAAAGCCTACAAAGGTTGGATATATTCAGTATTATGACCAGTTAGTTCAGTACAAGAATATTAATTACAGAATTACAAAGAGTGCAAGTGAAAACGCTAACGGAACAGTAGCAGTAGCCAACAATCAAATTAACGATAAGCTGCCTGCAAAGGTTTCAATTCCTGCTTCCATTACATTGGACGGAAAGAAATATGATGTCGTTTCAATTGATGAAAGTGCATTCTACAGTGTTCAAGGAATTGCCTCTGTTAATATACCTTATTCAGTAACCGATATTTCATCCACAGCATTTACCGGCTGCAGTAATCTGGTATCCTTTACAGTGGATAAGAAGAATCCTAATTATTCTGCGAAAAAAATGATGCTTCTTGATAAGAGCGGAACAACTTTAATATCTTATCCGTCTGCTAAGAGTAAAATCACAGTTGACAGTAAGATAAAAGTAATTGGTGCATATGCCTTTAGTGTATGCCGTGGTTTAAAAGAAGTAATCATTCCAAGCAATGTAAAGGAAATTGACGGTTGTGCTTTTGCACATTCAGGTCTGACAAAAGTTACATTTACCAGCAGTGTAGTACCGGTAATGCCATATCCATGTGTATTTGAAGATATCAGTGCACAGAGTACTATTTATGTACCGAAAAAAGCGGTTACCAGCTATAAAAAGGCATTCAATCATTTTAGGATGCCTGCCGGAGTAACGGTTAAAGCGAAATAA
- a CDS encoding ATP-binding protein: protein MKLHRKHLYILSALTIIMIVTIFLSSFQYQNSSPVCQNGFVDLSRWNFEKDGNVILNGSWEFYPNTLLTPQDFTSHTLPEVHYIKVPSPWSAKRNHELINERGTGTYRLKIRIKKTASLYGIKSVNIRTSCNIYVNGLLIGNSGNPAYHIKDGYKSNNTPIVSYFSADSETLELVIQVANLEYSKGGIIQNIYFGTAHSISQYNFKCQFFDSLFTFALLFFALYSIGIFAVQKEKHKAFLYSALLCFLLSFLIASSGEKIFNILFNNPPYLPLIKVKIAAVCLSVCLITQLIRELYKITLPHLLEKCILILMLFFTFLTVLLPSTTTAFMEAITYLFFLIILTVLCFFILRSISPKRTPEKKDRLFSFLAFVMVLSLLLLMVAWDLYYNSLIAFNTLFPVTLIMFLGGLYYVLIKHYEYAYNSLEEMSRNLIAMDKLKDEFLLNTSHELKTPLHAIINISKITLENEHHSLSTKHAEALSYIYSTANRLSSLINDIMDIQKLKNNTLYIDFITFDVNAAVQTSMEVLKYLRKNKEIKMINKIPQKSLYLTTDEKRFQQILYNLIDNSLKYTDSGYLELSAHTDDSYLYLYVTDTGRGIDYTTQKMLFKENLSPVDFYFLGIPSAGLGLYISKLLAVRLGGDLYLEWSKPGTGSIFALKLPINNKSLNSPLPTDETAATEACENNTLDIPYLNTGNNNDNFGYRNKILLVNDTPSNIKVLQEIFSDPEYELLVAYDGKSALELIKIHKDLSLVILDVMIPGLSCYAVCKEIRRYYKPFELPILLLTFRNTPEDIKAGLEAGANDFVLQPFHSTELKAKAGTFLELKRAVSEALQMEYVFLQSQIKPHFLYNTLNSITALCYSDGERAAMLLGKLGDYLRCAFMIDPRNSFVTIENELAMVKSYVILNQVRFGDRLQVNYDIEEDLLSYTIPTFIIQPLIENSIGHGIMKRLKGGTIDLAIRKDSGRILISVKDDGVGIPSEELCQLLSDDFTGSIGLKNINKRLIIEYGQGLLIESVLGSGTTATIYIPLLQM from the coding sequence ATGAAACTACACAGGAAGCATTTATATATCTTATCAGCTCTTACGATTATTATGATAGTAACCATTTTTCTCTCAAGCTTTCAATACCAGAATTCTTCGCCTGTATGTCAGAATGGTTTTGTTGACTTGTCCCGCTGGAACTTTGAGAAAGATGGTAATGTAATACTCAATGGTTCATGGGAATTCTATCCGAATACTTTATTAACCCCACAGGATTTTACAAGTCACACCCTTCCTGAAGTACATTACATAAAAGTCCCCAGTCCCTGGTCTGCAAAAAGGAATCATGAGCTTATTAATGAAAGAGGAACCGGTACCTACCGTTTAAAGATTCGAATTAAGAAAACAGCTTCCTTGTATGGAATTAAGTCCGTTAATATAAGAACTTCCTGTAACATCTATGTAAATGGATTATTAATTGGTAACAGCGGAAATCCTGCCTATCATATAAAAGATGGTTATAAAAGCAATAATACTCCGATTGTATCTTATTTTTCAGCCGATTCCGAAACCCTTGAGCTGGTTATTCAGGTTGCTAATCTCGAATATTCAAAAGGCGGCATCATACAAAACATCTACTTCGGTACCGCTCATAGTATTTCACAATATAACTTTAAGTGTCAGTTTTTTGATAGCTTATTCACTTTTGCTTTATTGTTTTTTGCCTTATACAGCATTGGTATTTTTGCAGTACAAAAAGAAAAGCATAAGGCCTTTTTATACTCTGCCTTACTCTGCTTTCTATTATCTTTTTTGATTGCTTCCAGTGGAGAGAAGATTTTTAATATTTTATTTAATAATCCTCCTTACCTTCCTTTGATTAAGGTTAAAATAGCTGCTGTCTGCCTTTCTGTCTGCCTGATAACCCAACTGATACGGGAACTATATAAGATAACATTGCCTCACTTGTTGGAAAAATGCATATTGATACTGATGCTCTTTTTTACCTTTCTGACAGTCCTGCTCCCATCCACCACTACAGCTTTTATGGAAGCCATTACCTATCTGTTTTTTTTAATCATATTAACTGTTTTATGTTTTTTCATATTGAGAAGCATAAGTCCTAAGAGAACTCCCGAGAAAAAGGACCGGCTATTTTCCTTTCTGGCTTTTGTAATGGTATTATCCCTGCTGCTCTTAATGGTAGCCTGGGATTTGTATTACAATTCCCTCATTGCCTTTAACACCCTGTTTCCTGTTACCTTAATTATGTTTTTAGGGGGGCTTTACTATGTTCTGATAAAACACTATGAATATGCTTATAACTCCTTAGAAGAAATGAGCCGTAATCTTATTGCCATGGATAAATTAAAGGATGAATTTCTTCTAAATACCTCACATGAACTAAAAACCCCTTTACATGCGATTATTAATATATCAAAAATCACCCTGGAAAATGAACATCACAGCCTTTCAACCAAACATGCAGAGGCCCTGTCCTACATCTATTCTACGGCGAACCGGCTCTCAAGCCTTATAAATGATATCATGGATATTCAAAAGTTAAAAAACAACACCTTATATATTGATTTTATCACTTTTGATGTAAACGCTGCAGTCCAGACCTCTATGGAAGTACTGAAGTATCTGCGAAAAAATAAAGAGATAAAGATGATTAATAAAATCCCACAAAAATCTTTATACCTGACTACCGATGAAAAGCGTTTTCAGCAGATTCTATATAATCTGATAGATAATTCCTTGAAATACACTGATTCCGGTTACCTTGAACTTTCTGCCCACACAGATGATTCTTATCTTTATCTCTATGTAACAGACACCGGAAGAGGAATCGACTACACAACGCAAAAAATGCTTTTTAAGGAAAATTTATCACCAGTGGATTTTTATTTTCTTGGTATTCCTTCAGCCGGACTAGGTTTATATATATCGAAATTACTTGCTGTCCGACTAGGAGGTGATTTGTATCTGGAATGGTCCAAACCCGGTACAGGGAGTATCTTCGCTTTAAAATTACCGATAAATAACAAGTCCCTAAATTCCCCTCTACCAACCGATGAAACTGCTGCGACAGAGGCATGTGAAAACAATACCTTAGATATACCATATCTAAACACCGGAAATAATAACGACAACTTCGGTTACCGTAATAAAATCCTTCTGGTAAATGATACTCCTTCTAATATTAAGGTACTCCAGGAAATTTTCTCTGACCCTGAGTATGAGCTTTTGGTTGCTTATGATGGCAAGTCAGCGCTGGAACTTATAAAAATCCATAAGGATTTGTCCCTAGTTATTCTGGATGTAATGATTCCCGGCCTTTCCTGTTATGCTGTTTGTAAAGAAATCCGCAGGTATTATAAGCCTTTTGAACTGCCAATACTTCTCTTGACCTTCCGAAATACACCTGAAGATATAAAAGCAGGCTTGGAAGCAGGTGCTAATGATTTTGTACTGCAGCCCTTCCATTCAACAGAACTAAAAGCCAAAGCAGGCACCTTTCTTGAATTAAAAAGAGCTGTCAGCGAAGCTCTGCAAATGGAGTATGTGTTTTTACAGTCCCAGATAAAACCTCATTTTCTTTACAATACCCTAAATAGCATAACTGCCCTATGCTATAGCGACGGAGAACGTGCCGCTATGCTGTTAGGAAAACTTGGCGACTACCTGCGTTGTGCTTTTATGATTGACCCACGGAATTCCTTTGTTACAATAGAAAATGAGCTTGCCATGGTAAAATCATACGTTATACTGAACCAGGTCCGTTTCGGTGACAGACTTCAAGTAAATTATGATATTGAAGAGGACTTATTAAGCTATACTATCCCTACCTTTATCATTCAACCCCTTATCGAAAATTCCATAGGTCACGGCATAATGAAGAGATTGAAGGGCGGAACCATAGACTTAGCGATTAGAAAGGATTCCGGTAGGATACTGATATCTGTGAAGGATGATGGAGTAGGTATTCCCTCGGAAGAACTGTGCCAATTATTATCCGACGATTTTACTGGCAGTATAGGTTTAAAAAATATCAATAAACGTCTGATTATTGAATATGGACAGGGGCTTTTAATTGAAAGCGTCCTTGGCAGCGGAACAACCGCCACCATATATATCCCATTATTACAAATGTGA
- a CDS encoding response regulator translates to MRSVIIDDEKLSIDLLCYFLNKYKVDITATYTNAVMALNNAETDRPDVLFVDIEMPEINGIMLARSLKSLFPDIIIIFITAYSQYAVESFEVQPLDYLLKPVTEGRIVKMLENIKKQYELLSLKNNKSGEDQRVQIKCFGKFEVLKNGKEAMKFPTTKCRELLSYLICKANKPVYKDELMTALFTGRENMDRNNYYVTVSRLKSALIGYGADETAVKLNKNLELYIEKGICDLYDFFHFIRYNDRIGENNILEAERLTKDYYGELFSNMDTEWTNESKEWLEIQMEELMLSMAEFYEESSPEKQESILKKLLFVNPMSTRGYEELLAFYMEMDEKEKYKQLFKKYANIMKMDLQLDIDKRFLDYMISQVRGIERI, encoded by the coding sequence ATGAGATCAGTTATTATAGATGATGAAAAGCTATCCATTGATTTACTCTGTTATTTTTTAAACAAATATAAGGTTGATATTACCGCGACCTATACCAATGCGGTAATGGCTTTGAACAATGCCGAAACTGACAGACCGGATGTTTTATTTGTTGATATAGAAATGCCTGAGATTAACGGAATTATGCTTGCTCGTTCTTTGAAAAGCCTGTTTCCGGATATCATAATCATATTTATAACGGCTTACTCTCAGTATGCGGTGGAAAGCTTCGAGGTTCAGCCATTGGATTATCTGCTTAAACCGGTTACAGAGGGAAGAATCGTTAAGATGTTGGAGAATATTAAGAAGCAATATGAGCTCCTTTCCCTAAAAAATAATAAATCAGGCGAGGATCAAAGAGTTCAAATAAAGTGCTTCGGTAAGTTTGAAGTATTAAAAAATGGAAAAGAAGCTATGAAATTTCCGACTACAAAATGCAGGGAATTATTAAGCTATTTGATATGCAAAGCCAATAAGCCGGTATACAAAGATGAATTAATGACTGCTCTTTTTACAGGCAGGGAGAATATGGACCGGAATAATTATTATGTAACGGTATCCAGATTAAAAAGTGCCCTTATCGGCTATGGTGCCGATGAGACGGCAGTCAAGCTCAATAAGAATCTGGAATTATACATAGAAAAAGGAATTTGTGATTTGTATGATTTCTTTCATTTCATTCGTTATAACGATAGAATCGGTGAAAACAATATCCTGGAAGCAGAGAGACTGACAAAAGATTATTATGGGGAATTATTCTCGAATATGGACACGGAATGGACCAATGAAAGCAAAGAATGGCTGGAAATACAGATGGAAGAATTAATGCTTTCCATGGCAGAGTTTTATGAGGAGAGTTCACCGGAAAAACAGGAGAGTATCCTAAAAAAACTTCTTTTCGTTAATCCCATGTCAACCAGAGGGTATGAAGAGTTATTGGCCTTCTATATGGAAATGGATGAAAAGGAAAAGTACAAGCAGTTGTTTAAGAAATACGCCAATATTATGAAGATGGATTTGCAGTTAGATATTGATAAACGCTTTTTGGATTATATGATTTCCCAGGTTCGTGGGATAGAACGGATATAA
- a CDS encoding NAD(P)-dependent oxidoreductase: MSDIVISEAKRCLQCKKPLCKSGCPVNTPFNEVIPLLLEGSIVDAGEMLFANNPLSVICSLVCPHEKQCEGHCVLGKKGDPIKVGMVENYISDYYLNYVETTPQKKNGKRVAIVGSGPAGITIAILLAAKGYRITIFEAHDKIGGVLRYGIPEFRLPKTILDKLKDKLIEMGIKIRPNTLIGPTITVDDLFRDGYKAVFIGTGVWNPNTLKIKGETLGHVHYAIDYLKSPEVYTLGKRVCIIGAGNVAMDVARTALRNGSRDVTIMYRKGAASVDAEPVELEYAKLDGVKFNYYCSPLEIREEGVIYQKTSVTGLNDDGKEIVEFIEDSQELFPCDSVILAIGQKPRRNIVNNTKDIDINSRGLLVTDEYGRTTKEGVFASGDVVTGAKTVVEAVRVSKVVAQAIEEYIESQE, encoded by the coding sequence ATGTCCGATATTGTAATCTCAGAAGCTAAACGATGCCTGCAATGTAAAAAGCCCTTATGTAAATCCGGCTGCCCTGTGAATACCCCTTTTAATGAGGTTATTCCTCTTCTTCTGGAAGGCAGTATTGTTGATGCCGGCGAAATGCTGTTTGCCAATAATCCGCTGTCTGTTATCTGCTCTCTTGTATGTCCTCATGAAAAACAATGTGAAGGCCATTGTGTGTTGGGAAAGAAAGGTGATCCAATCAAAGTAGGTATGGTTGAAAACTATATCTCCGATTATTACTTAAATTATGTGGAAACCACTCCTCAGAAGAAGAATGGTAAAAGAGTAGCCATTGTAGGCTCCGGTCCGGCTGGTATTACGATTGCCATCCTGTTAGCTGCCAAAGGATACCGAATTACTATCTTTGAGGCTCACGATAAAATAGGAGGTGTACTTCGGTATGGAATACCGGAATTTCGTCTTCCTAAGACCATTTTGGATAAATTAAAAGACAAATTAATTGAGATGGGTATTAAGATACGCCCAAACACCTTAATTGGTCCCACAATAACAGTGGATGACCTTTTCCGTGACGGCTATAAGGCTGTGTTTATCGGAACTGGAGTATGGAATCCAAATACCCTTAAGATTAAGGGTGAAACTCTTGGGCATGTCCATTATGCCATTGATTATTTAAAAAGTCCTGAAGTATATACCTTAGGTAAAAGGGTATGTATTATCGGTGCCGGCAATGTAGCTATGGATGTTGCCAGAACCGCCCTGCGCAATGGTTCCAGAGATGTTACTATTATGTACCGCAAAGGTGCCGCCAGTGTGGATGCAGAACCTGTTGAACTGGAATATGCCAAGCTGGATGGGGTAAAGTTTAACTATTACTGCTCTCCTTTGGAGATTAGGGAGGAAGGGGTAATCTATCAGAAGACTAGTGTAACAGGATTAAATGATGACGGAAAAGAAATAGTAGAATTTATAGAAGATTCGCAGGAACTCTTCCCCTGTGATTCCGTAATCCTTGCGATTGGACAAAAGCCCAGAAGAAACATAGTGAATAATACTAAAGACATTGATATCAACAGCCGGGGGCTTCTTGTTACCGACGAATACGGAAGAACTACAAAGGAAGGTGTCTTTGCCTCCGGAGATGTGGTTACCGGCGCTAAAACAGTAGTGGAAGCGGTACGTGTATCAAAGGTAGTAGCCCAGGCTATAGAAGAATATATAGAATCCCAGGAGTAA